One window of the Acinonyx jubatus isolate Ajub_Pintada_27869175 chromosome A2, VMU_Ajub_asm_v1.0, whole genome shotgun sequence genome contains the following:
- the SYCE2 gene encoding synaptonemal complex central element protein 2 isoform X6 codes for MELQGVDLPHVECKDPEPQPLGDSKERQQDEESGEEEAGRGPASANRQLMMLEGKSGPCFSSLDSRIDILKKRAQDLIENINESRQKDHALMTNFRDSLKIKVSDLTEKLEERMYQIYNHHNKIIQEKLQEFTQKMAKISHLETELKQVCHTVETVYKDLCIQPEALTAEEEQTHRDGES; via the exons ATGGAGCTGCAGGGA GTGGACCTGCCCCACGTAGAGTGCAAGGACCCGGAGCCACAGCCGCTGGGGGACAGCAAGGAGCGGCAGCAGGACGAGGAGAGCGGCGAAGAGGAAGCCGGTCGGGGGCCAGCCAG TGCCAACCGCCAGCTGATGATGCTAGAAGGGAAGTCAGGACCCTGCTTTTCCTCTCTGGACTCGAGAATCGACATCCTGAAGAAGAGGGCCCAGGACCTGATTGAAAACATCAATGAGAGCAGGCAGAAGGACCATGCACTCATGACCAACTTCAGGGACAGCCTCAAGATCAAG GTTTCAGACCTGACAGAGAAGCTAGAAGAGCGGATGTATCAGATTTACAATCACCACAACAAGATCATTCAGGAAAAGCTCCAAGAGTTCACCCAGAAAATGGCAAAGATCAGCCATTTGGAGACAGAGCTCAAACAAGTGTGCCACACCGTGGAGACAGTGTACAAAGATCTGTGCATCCAGCCTGAG GCTCTTACTGCGGAAGAAGAACAAACCCACAGAGATGGTGAGAGCTGA
- the SYCE2 gene encoding synaptonemal complex central element protein 2 isoform X4, with protein MELQGVDLPHVECKDPEPQPLGDSKERQQDEESGEEEAGRGPARSQVSSPSIATSSANRQLMMLEGKSGPCFSSLDSRIDILKKRAQDLIENINESRQKDHALMTNFRDSLKIKVSDLTEKLEERMYQIYNHHNKIIQEKLQEFTQKMAKISHLETELKQVCHTVETVYKDLCIQPEALTAEEEQTHRDGES; from the exons ATGGAGCTGCAGGGA GTGGACCTGCCCCACGTAGAGTGCAAGGACCCGGAGCCACAGCCGCTGGGGGACAGCAAGGAGCGGCAGCAGGACGAGGAGAGCGGCGAAGAGGAAGCCGGTCGGGGGCCAGCCAG AAGTCAGGTTTCTAGCCCCTCTATCGCCACCTCCAGTGCCAACCGCCAGCTGATGATGCTAGAAGGGAAGTCAGGACCCTGCTTTTCCTCTCTGGACTCGAGAATCGACATCCTGAAGAAGAGGGCCCAGGACCTGATTGAAAACATCAATGAGAGCAGGCAGAAGGACCATGCACTCATGACCAACTTCAGGGACAGCCTCAAGATCAAG GTTTCAGACCTGACAGAGAAGCTAGAAGAGCGGATGTATCAGATTTACAATCACCACAACAAGATCATTCAGGAAAAGCTCCAAGAGTTCACCCAGAAAATGGCAAAGATCAGCCATTTGGAGACAGAGCTCAAACAAGTGTGCCACACCGTGGAGACAGTGTACAAAGATCTGTGCATCCAGCCTGAG GCTCTTACTGCGGAAGAAGAACAAACCCACAGAGATGGTGAGAGCTGA
- the SYCE2 gene encoding synaptonemal complex central element protein 2 isoform X1: protein MARGRSRVEKVSDTQAPHPFLFYFFPCLFSFLEGLEPAHTPVDLPHVECKDPEPQPLGDSKERQQDEESGEEEAGRGPARSQVSSPSIATSSANRQLMMLEGKSGPCFSSLDSRIDILKKRAQDLIENINESRQKDHALMTNFRDSLKIKVSDLTEKLEERMYQIYNHHNKIIQEKLQEFTQKMAKISHLETELKQVCHTVETVYKDLCIQPEALTAEEEQTHRDGES, encoded by the exons ATGGCGCGTGGCAGGAGCAGGGTAGAGAAAGTCTCAGACACCCAGGCGCCGCacccttttcttttctactttttcccctgcctcttctccttcctcGAAGGACTCGAGCCAGCACACACCCCA GTGGACCTGCCCCACGTAGAGTGCAAGGACCCGGAGCCACAGCCGCTGGGGGACAGCAAGGAGCGGCAGCAGGACGAGGAGAGCGGCGAAGAGGAAGCCGGTCGGGGGCCAGCCAG AAGTCAGGTTTCTAGCCCCTCTATCGCCACCTCCAGTGCCAACCGCCAGCTGATGATGCTAGAAGGGAAGTCAGGACCCTGCTTTTCCTCTCTGGACTCGAGAATCGACATCCTGAAGAAGAGGGCCCAGGACCTGATTGAAAACATCAATGAGAGCAGGCAGAAGGACCATGCACTCATGACCAACTTCAGGGACAGCCTCAAGATCAAG GTTTCAGACCTGACAGAGAAGCTAGAAGAGCGGATGTATCAGATTTACAATCACCACAACAAGATCATTCAGGAAAAGCTCCAAGAGTTCACCCAGAAAATGGCAAAGATCAGCCATTTGGAGACAGAGCTCAAACAAGTGTGCCACACCGTGGAGACAGTGTACAAAGATCTGTGCATCCAGCCTGAG GCTCTTACTGCGGAAGAAGAACAAACCCACAGAGATGGTGAGAGCTGA
- the SYCE2 gene encoding synaptonemal complex central element protein 2 isoform X2: MARGRSRVEKVSDTQAPHPFLFYFFPCLFSFLEGLEPAHTPVDLPHVECKDPEPQPLGDSKERQQDEESGEEEAGRGPASANRQLMMLEGKSGPCFSSLDSRIDILKKRAQDLIENINESRQKDHALMTNFRDSLKIKVSDLTEKLEERMYQIYNHHNKIIQEKLQEFTQKMAKISHLETELKQVCHTVETVYKDLCIQPEALTAEEEQTHRDGES, translated from the exons ATGGCGCGTGGCAGGAGCAGGGTAGAGAAAGTCTCAGACACCCAGGCGCCGCacccttttcttttctactttttcccctgcctcttctccttcctcGAAGGACTCGAGCCAGCACACACCCCA GTGGACCTGCCCCACGTAGAGTGCAAGGACCCGGAGCCACAGCCGCTGGGGGACAGCAAGGAGCGGCAGCAGGACGAGGAGAGCGGCGAAGAGGAAGCCGGTCGGGGGCCAGCCAG TGCCAACCGCCAGCTGATGATGCTAGAAGGGAAGTCAGGACCCTGCTTTTCCTCTCTGGACTCGAGAATCGACATCCTGAAGAAGAGGGCCCAGGACCTGATTGAAAACATCAATGAGAGCAGGCAGAAGGACCATGCACTCATGACCAACTTCAGGGACAGCCTCAAGATCAAG GTTTCAGACCTGACAGAGAAGCTAGAAGAGCGGATGTATCAGATTTACAATCACCACAACAAGATCATTCAGGAAAAGCTCCAAGAGTTCACCCAGAAAATGGCAAAGATCAGCCATTTGGAGACAGAGCTCAAACAAGTGTGCCACACCGTGGAGACAGTGTACAAAGATCTGTGCATCCAGCCTGAG GCTCTTACTGCGGAAGAAGAACAAACCCACAGAGATGGTGAGAGCTGA
- the SYCE2 gene encoding synaptonemal complex central element protein 2 isoform X5, with translation MARGRSRVDLPHVECKDPEPQPLGDSKERQQDEESGEEEAGRGPASANRQLMMLEGKSGPCFSSLDSRIDILKKRAQDLIENINESRQKDHALMTNFRDSLKIKVSDLTEKLEERMYQIYNHHNKIIQEKLQEFTQKMAKISHLETELKQVCHTVETVYKDLCIQPEALTAEEEQTHRDGES, from the exons ATGGCGCGTGGCAGGAGCAGG GTGGACCTGCCCCACGTAGAGTGCAAGGACCCGGAGCCACAGCCGCTGGGGGACAGCAAGGAGCGGCAGCAGGACGAGGAGAGCGGCGAAGAGGAAGCCGGTCGGGGGCCAGCCAG TGCCAACCGCCAGCTGATGATGCTAGAAGGGAAGTCAGGACCCTGCTTTTCCTCTCTGGACTCGAGAATCGACATCCTGAAGAAGAGGGCCCAGGACCTGATTGAAAACATCAATGAGAGCAGGCAGAAGGACCATGCACTCATGACCAACTTCAGGGACAGCCTCAAGATCAAG GTTTCAGACCTGACAGAGAAGCTAGAAGAGCGGATGTATCAGATTTACAATCACCACAACAAGATCATTCAGGAAAAGCTCCAAGAGTTCACCCAGAAAATGGCAAAGATCAGCCATTTGGAGACAGAGCTCAAACAAGTGTGCCACACCGTGGAGACAGTGTACAAAGATCTGTGCATCCAGCCTGAG GCTCTTACTGCGGAAGAAGAACAAACCCACAGAGATGGTGAGAGCTGA
- the SYCE2 gene encoding synaptonemal complex central element protein 2 isoform X3 has product MARGRSRVDLPHVECKDPEPQPLGDSKERQQDEESGEEEAGRGPARSQVSSPSIATSSANRQLMMLEGKSGPCFSSLDSRIDILKKRAQDLIENINESRQKDHALMTNFRDSLKIKVSDLTEKLEERMYQIYNHHNKIIQEKLQEFTQKMAKISHLETELKQVCHTVETVYKDLCIQPEALTAEEEQTHRDGES; this is encoded by the exons ATGGCGCGTGGCAGGAGCAGG GTGGACCTGCCCCACGTAGAGTGCAAGGACCCGGAGCCACAGCCGCTGGGGGACAGCAAGGAGCGGCAGCAGGACGAGGAGAGCGGCGAAGAGGAAGCCGGTCGGGGGCCAGCCAG AAGTCAGGTTTCTAGCCCCTCTATCGCCACCTCCAGTGCCAACCGCCAGCTGATGATGCTAGAAGGGAAGTCAGGACCCTGCTTTTCCTCTCTGGACTCGAGAATCGACATCCTGAAGAAGAGGGCCCAGGACCTGATTGAAAACATCAATGAGAGCAGGCAGAAGGACCATGCACTCATGACCAACTTCAGGGACAGCCTCAAGATCAAG GTTTCAGACCTGACAGAGAAGCTAGAAGAGCGGATGTATCAGATTTACAATCACCACAACAAGATCATTCAGGAAAAGCTCCAAGAGTTCACCCAGAAAATGGCAAAGATCAGCCATTTGGAGACAGAGCTCAAACAAGTGTGCCACACCGTGGAGACAGTGTACAAAGATCTGTGCATCCAGCCTGAG GCTCTTACTGCGGAAGAAGAACAAACCCACAGAGATGGTGAGAGCTGA
- the GCDH gene encoding glutaryl-CoA dehydrogenase, mitochondrial isoform X2 has protein sequence MALRGVSGRLLSRGPGLSLLRGWGSAATQTEKGGKTQNRAAKSSRPEFDWRDPLLLEEQLTADEILIRDTFRTYCQERLMPRILLANRNEVFHREIISEMGELGVLGPTIKGYGCAGVSSVAYGLLARELERVDSGYRSAMSVQSSLVMHPIYAYGSKAQQQKYLPRLAKGELLGCFGLTEPNHGSDPGSMETRARHNPSNKSYTLNGTKTWITNSPVADLFVVWARCEDGRIRGFLLEKGMRGLSAPKIEGKFSLRASSTGMIVMDGVEVPEENVLPDVSGLSGPFGCLNNARFGITWGVLGAAEFCLHTARQYTLDRIQFGAPLARNQLIQKKLADMLTEITLGLHACLQLGRLKDQDKATPEMVSLLKRNNCGKALDIARQARDMLGGNGISDEYHVIRHVMNLESVNTYEGTHDIHALILGRAITGIQAFTASK, from the exons ATGGCCCTGAGAGGCGTTTCCGGGCGGCTGCTGAGCCGTGGACCAGGCCTGAGCCTCCTGCGCGGGTGGGGCTCGGCGGCGACGCAAACTG AAAAGGGCGGGAAGACACAGAACCGAGCGGCCAAGT CCTCACGTCCTGAATTTGACTGGAGGGACCCGCTGCTGCTGGAGGAGCAGCTGACCGCGGATGAGATCCTCATCAGGGACACCTTCCGCACCTACTGCCAGGAGCGCCTCATGCCCCGAATCCTGCTGGCCAATCGCAACGAAG TTTTTCACCGGGAGATCATCTCAGAGATGGGGGAGCTTGGTGTGCTGGGCCCCACCATCAAAG ggtATGGCTGTGCTGGAGTCTCTTCTGTGGCCTATGGGCTCCTGGCCCGAGAGCTGGAGCGGGTGGATAGCGGCTATAGGTCAGCAATGAGCGTCCAGTCTTCCCTCGTCATGCACCCCATCTACGCCTATGGCAGCAAGGCCCAGCAGCAGAAGTACCTGCCCCGGCTGG CCAAGGGGGAGCTCCTGGGCTGCTTCGGGCTCACAGAGCCCAACCATGGGAGTGACCCTGGCAGCATGGAGACCAGAGCCCGTCACAACCCATCTAACAAGAGCTACACCCTCAACGGGACCAAGACCTG gatCACCAATTCACCTGTGGCCGACCTGTTTGTAGTGTGGGCTCGATGTGAAGATGGCCGCATTCGGGGCTTCCTGCTGGAGAAGGGGATGCGGGGCCTCTCAGCCCCCAAGATTGAGGGCAAGTTCTCCCTGCGGGCGTCATCCACAGGCATGATCGTCATGGACGGTGTGGAGGTGCCGGAGGAGAATGTGCTGCCTGACGTATCTGGTCTGTCG GGGCCCTTTGGCTGCCTAAACAATGCCCGGTTTGGCATCACCTGGGGCGTGCTCGGAGCTGCCGAATTCTGTTTGCACACAGCCCGGCAGTACACCCTGGATAG GATCCAGTTTGGAGCCCCATTGGCCAGGAACCAGCTGATTCAGAAGAAGCTGGCAGACATGCTCACTGAGATCACGCTGGGCCTTCACGCCTGCCTGCAGCTTGGCCGCTTAAAGGACCAAGACAA GGCCACTCCGGAAATGGTCTCCCTGCTGAAGAGGAATAACTGTGGGAAGGCCCTGGATATCGCCCGCCAGGCCCGAGACATGCTAGGGGGGAATGGGATTTCTGATGAGTATCACGTGATCCGGCATGTCATGAATCTGGAGTCTGTGAACACCTATGAAG GCACTCACGACATTCATGCTCTGATCCTTGGAAGGGCAATCACGGGGATCCAAGCGTTCACGGCCAGCAAGTGA
- the GCDH gene encoding glutaryl-CoA dehydrogenase, mitochondrial isoform X3, translated as MALRGVSGRLLSRGPGLSLLRGWGSAATQTEKGGKTQNRAAKSSRPEFDWRDPLLLEEQLTADEILIRDTFRTYCQERLMPRILLANRNEVFHREIISEMGELGVLGPTIKGYGCAGVSSVAYGLLARELERVDSGYRSAMSVQSSLVMHPIYAYGSKAQQQKYLPRLAKGELLGCFGLTEPNHGSDPGSMETRARHNPSNKSYTLNGTKTWITNSPVADLFVVWARCEDGRIRGFLLEKGMRGLSAPKIEGKFSLRASSTGMIVMDGVEVPEENVLPDVSGLSGPFGCLNNARFGITWGVLGAAEFCLHTARQYTLDRIQFGAPLARNQLIQKKLADMLTEITLGLHACLQLGRLKDQDKATPEMVSLLKRNNCGKALDIARQARDMLGGNGISDEYHVIRHVMNLESVNTYEDALQNCEKQFSQHGLNGGL; from the exons ATGGCCCTGAGAGGCGTTTCCGGGCGGCTGCTGAGCCGTGGACCAGGCCTGAGCCTCCTGCGCGGGTGGGGCTCGGCGGCGACGCAAACTG AAAAGGGCGGGAAGACACAGAACCGAGCGGCCAAGT CCTCACGTCCTGAATTTGACTGGAGGGACCCGCTGCTGCTGGAGGAGCAGCTGACCGCGGATGAGATCCTCATCAGGGACACCTTCCGCACCTACTGCCAGGAGCGCCTCATGCCCCGAATCCTGCTGGCCAATCGCAACGAAG TTTTTCACCGGGAGATCATCTCAGAGATGGGGGAGCTTGGTGTGCTGGGCCCCACCATCAAAG ggtATGGCTGTGCTGGAGTCTCTTCTGTGGCCTATGGGCTCCTGGCCCGAGAGCTGGAGCGGGTGGATAGCGGCTATAGGTCAGCAATGAGCGTCCAGTCTTCCCTCGTCATGCACCCCATCTACGCCTATGGCAGCAAGGCCCAGCAGCAGAAGTACCTGCCCCGGCTGG CCAAGGGGGAGCTCCTGGGCTGCTTCGGGCTCACAGAGCCCAACCATGGGAGTGACCCTGGCAGCATGGAGACCAGAGCCCGTCACAACCCATCTAACAAGAGCTACACCCTCAACGGGACCAAGACCTG gatCACCAATTCACCTGTGGCCGACCTGTTTGTAGTGTGGGCTCGATGTGAAGATGGCCGCATTCGGGGCTTCCTGCTGGAGAAGGGGATGCGGGGCCTCTCAGCCCCCAAGATTGAGGGCAAGTTCTCCCTGCGGGCGTCATCCACAGGCATGATCGTCATGGACGGTGTGGAGGTGCCGGAGGAGAATGTGCTGCCTGACGTATCTGGTCTGTCG GGGCCCTTTGGCTGCCTAAACAATGCCCGGTTTGGCATCACCTGGGGCGTGCTCGGAGCTGCCGAATTCTGTTTGCACACAGCCCGGCAGTACACCCTGGATAG GATCCAGTTTGGAGCCCCATTGGCCAGGAACCAGCTGATTCAGAAGAAGCTGGCAGACATGCTCACTGAGATCACGCTGGGCCTTCACGCCTGCCTGCAGCTTGGCCGCTTAAAGGACCAAGACAA GGCCACTCCGGAAATGGTCTCCCTGCTGAAGAGGAATAACTGTGGGAAGGCCCTGGATATCGCCCGCCAGGCCCGAGACATGCTAGGGGGGAATGGGATTTCTGATGAGTATCACGTGATCCGGCATGTCATGAATCTGGAGTCTGTGAACACCTATGAAG ATGCCTTacagaactgtgaaaaacaattttctcAGCATGGCCTGAATGGTGGCCTCTGA
- the GCDH gene encoding glutaryl-CoA dehydrogenase, mitochondrial isoform X1 codes for MALRGVSGRLLSRGPGLSLLRGWGSAATQTEKGGKTQNRAAKSSRPEFDWRDPLLLEEQLTADEILIRDTFRTYCQERLMPRILLANRNEVFHREIISEMGELGVLGPTIKGYGCAGVSSVAYGLLARELERVDSGYRSAMSVQSSLVMHPIYAYGSKAQQQKYLPRLAKGELLGCFGLTEPNHGSDPGSMETRARHNPSNKSYTLNGTKTWITNSPVADLFVVWARCEDGRIRGFLLEKGMRGLSAPKIEGKFSLRASSTGMIVMDGVEVPEENVLPDVSGLSGPFGCLNNARFGITWGVLGAAEFCLHTARQYTLDRIQFGAPLARNQLIQKKLADMLTEITLGLHACLQLGRLKDQDKATPEMVSLLKRNNCGKALDIARQARDMLGGNGISDEYHVIRHVMNLESVNTYEGKKGLTYPHRALQQSQPLGKEHEWVENQTFNHLCRGGGEFAKRRECQSWAHGQSWAC; via the exons ATGGCCCTGAGAGGCGTTTCCGGGCGGCTGCTGAGCCGTGGACCAGGCCTGAGCCTCCTGCGCGGGTGGGGCTCGGCGGCGACGCAAACTG AAAAGGGCGGGAAGACACAGAACCGAGCGGCCAAGT CCTCACGTCCTGAATTTGACTGGAGGGACCCGCTGCTGCTGGAGGAGCAGCTGACCGCGGATGAGATCCTCATCAGGGACACCTTCCGCACCTACTGCCAGGAGCGCCTCATGCCCCGAATCCTGCTGGCCAATCGCAACGAAG TTTTTCACCGGGAGATCATCTCAGAGATGGGGGAGCTTGGTGTGCTGGGCCCCACCATCAAAG ggtATGGCTGTGCTGGAGTCTCTTCTGTGGCCTATGGGCTCCTGGCCCGAGAGCTGGAGCGGGTGGATAGCGGCTATAGGTCAGCAATGAGCGTCCAGTCTTCCCTCGTCATGCACCCCATCTACGCCTATGGCAGCAAGGCCCAGCAGCAGAAGTACCTGCCCCGGCTGG CCAAGGGGGAGCTCCTGGGCTGCTTCGGGCTCACAGAGCCCAACCATGGGAGTGACCCTGGCAGCATGGAGACCAGAGCCCGTCACAACCCATCTAACAAGAGCTACACCCTCAACGGGACCAAGACCTG gatCACCAATTCACCTGTGGCCGACCTGTTTGTAGTGTGGGCTCGATGTGAAGATGGCCGCATTCGGGGCTTCCTGCTGGAGAAGGGGATGCGGGGCCTCTCAGCCCCCAAGATTGAGGGCAAGTTCTCCCTGCGGGCGTCATCCACAGGCATGATCGTCATGGACGGTGTGGAGGTGCCGGAGGAGAATGTGCTGCCTGACGTATCTGGTCTGTCG GGGCCCTTTGGCTGCCTAAACAATGCCCGGTTTGGCATCACCTGGGGCGTGCTCGGAGCTGCCGAATTCTGTTTGCACACAGCCCGGCAGTACACCCTGGATAG GATCCAGTTTGGAGCCCCATTGGCCAGGAACCAGCTGATTCAGAAGAAGCTGGCAGACATGCTCACTGAGATCACGCTGGGCCTTCACGCCTGCCTGCAGCTTGGCCGCTTAAAGGACCAAGACAA GGCCACTCCGGAAATGGTCTCCCTGCTGAAGAGGAATAACTGTGGGAAGGCCCTGGATATCGCCCGCCAGGCCCGAGACATGCTAGGGGGGAATGGGATTTCTGATGAGTATCACGTGATCCGGCATGTCATGAATCTGGAGTCTGTGAACACCTATGAAG GTAAGAAGGGCCTGACCTATCCCCACAGAGCTCTGCAGCAATCTCAGCCTCTGGGAAAGGAGCATGAATGGGTTGAAAATCAAACATTTAACCAcctgtgcaggggagggggtgaatTTGCCAAGCGTAGGGAGTGCCAAAGCTGGGCCCATGGCCAGAGCTGGGCTTGCTGA